The proteins below come from a single Tigriopus californicus strain San Diego chromosome 3, Tcal_SD_v2.1, whole genome shotgun sequence genomic window:
- the LOC131878433 gene encoding sulfhydryl oxidase 2-like isoform X1, whose translation MTRHPRIQQENHFISLRPLSMKMPFVLIGWLLMGNVELGLGNEAVSLYSSSDQVVELVDANMTNNIYNSRFLWVVEFYSHWCGHCQRFAPTWMMLADQFADWSGHVKISALNCAEQSDQCANFNIMGTPTVRIFPPTTAPPFQGVDVHLQNRSDLLYLRSTVMFHVAKSQMNQLFPYPLPNLQYSRARSYLELYSLIRQDPDRPTVCIVESADTPVLGLLVLQSLGPNTLEKMNIRRFHASSQETFQSYFTQITQFPAVVIHFGDLKRGESEQIFMPDKWSSIPVAQQVLGFIYQHLPQANRFEVLPISSTTSRSVSEELNNDDVVYATDLEKAIEYAITQEIANHPVLTEAHLTTIGWFLDVIIRYLPLRAEVKLFLTQLRDWPSQLQLKSISNDVYKDKVLELKRLFRPFQGTPDEWAGCRGSSPKYRGYPCSLWTLFHTLTVNAALRDQHKEPIEGPTLVARAMVSYIHYFFSCRHCAENFASKVRSIGALPSTPTGAILWLWKIHNMGNKKLAGDLTEDPAHPKIEWPSPALCPDCRAPPVSPSNEVGQGGTLWNLDKTADYLIKVYREENIIPNKFYASGLLREERISMVKDLLSNLVSDFNSSQINNNITIDELLEKINIPQFCQNVYDKV comes from the exons ATGACACGACATCCGAGAATCCAACAAGAGAATCACTTCATTTCATTACGACCATTGTCTATGAAGATGCCATTTGTGTTGATTGGATGGTTGTTGATGGGGAATGTGGAATTGGGATTGGGAAATGAAGCTGTGTCTCTGTACTCGTCCAGTGATCAAGTGGTGGAATTAGTGGATGCCAATATGACTAATAACATCTATAATTCAAGATTCTTGTGGGTGGTGGAATTCTATTCTCATTGGTGTGGCCATTGCCAACGTTTTGCGCCAACTTGGATGATGTTGGCGGATCAGTTTGCGG ATTGGTCAGGTCATGTGAAGATCAGTGCCTTGAACTGCGCAGAGCAATCAGACCAATGCGCCAACTTTAACATTATGGGCACACCCACTGTCCGAATATTCCCACCTACGACGGCCCCGCCCTTTCAAGGCGTTGATGTGCACTTGCAAAATCGGAGTGATTTACTTTACCTGCGTTCAACTGTTATGTTCCATGTGGCAAAATCCCAAATGAATCAACTGTTCCCCTATCCTCTGCCCAATCTACAATACTCTCG TGCTAGATCATACTTGGAGTTGTACTCACTTATTCGCCAAGATCCTGATCGCCCAACGGTGTGCATAGTGGAAAGCGCGGATACTCCCGTATTAGGGCTTCTCGTCCTTCAATCCTTGGGGCCTAATACCTTGGAGAAAATGAACATAAGAAGATTTCATGCATCTTCTCAGGAAACATTTCAATCATACTTCACACAAATCACTCAATTTCCAGCAGTTGTTATACACTTTGGTGACTTAAAAAGAGG GGAATCCGAGCAGATATTTATGCCTGATAAATGGTCTTCTATACCCGTAGCACAACAAGTGTTAGGGTTCATTTACCAACATTTACCTCAAGCTAATCGTTTTGAAGTTTTACCAATCTCTTCAACGACCTCGAGATCCGTAAGTGAAG AGCTGAATAACGATGACGTGGTGTACGCAACCGATCTGGAGAAAGCCATTGAATACGCGATTACTCAAGAGATTGCCAACCATCCCGTTTTGACGGAGGCACATCTAACCACGATTGGCTGGTTCTTGGATGTGATCATCCGTTATCTTCCTCTTAGGGCCGAGGTGAAACTATTTCTTACTCAACTTCGAGACTGGCCATctcaattgcaattgaaatcCATCTCGAATGATGTCTACAAGGACAAAGTTCTCGAGTTGAAAAGGCTGTTTCGGCCTTTTCAAGGCACGCCAGATGAGTGGGCTGGATGTCGAGGTTCCAGTCCCAAGTACCGCGGATATCCGTGCTCCCTTTGGACCTTGTTCCATACTCTGACCGTCAACGCAGCGCTGAGAGATCAACACAAAGAGCCAATTGAag GTCCCACGTTGGTTGCCCGTGCCATGGTCAGTTATATCCATTATTTCTTCAGTTGCCGCCATTGTGCCGAAAACTTTGCGTCTAAAGTTAGAAGTATAGGTGCTTTACCTTCAACACCCACTGGCGCAATTTTGTGGCTCTGGAAAATTCACAACATGGGCAACAAAAAACTGGCGG GCGATTTGACAGAGGATCCAGCTCATCCCAAGATCGAATGGCCTTCTCCGGCTCTTTGTCCCGATTGCCGGGCCCCCCCGGTAAGTCCATCCAATGAAGTGGGACAAGGCGGCACCTTGTGGAATCTTGACAAAACAGCTGACTACCTGATCAAAGTCTACCGCGAGGAGAATATTATTCCGAACAAGTTCTACGCGAGCGGTTTGCTTCGAG AAGAAAGGATTTCAATGGTGAAGGATCTGCTGTCTAATTTGGTATCGGATTTCAATTCGTCccaaatcaacaacaatatcACTATTGACGAGCTTTTGGAGAAGATCAACATACCGCAATTCTGCCAGAATGTCTATGATAAGgtttga
- the LOC131878433 gene encoding sulfhydryl oxidase 2-like isoform X2 produces the protein MTRHPRIQQENHFISLRPLSMKMPFVLIGWLLMGNVELGLGNEAVSLYSSSDQVVELVDANMTNNIYNSRFLWVVEFYSHWCGHCQRFAPTWMMLADQFADWSGHVKISALNCAEQSDQCANFNIMGTPTVRIFPPTTAPPFQGVDVHLQNRSDLLYLRSTVMFHVAKSQMNQLFPYPLPNLQYSRARSYLELYSLIRQDPDRPTVCIVESADTPVLGLLVLQSLGPNTLEKMNIRRFHASSQETFQSYFTQITQFPAVVIHFGDLKRGESEQIFMPDKWSSIPVAQQVLGFIYQHLPQANRFEVLPISSTTSRSVSEELNNDDVVYATDLEKAIEYAITQEIANHPVLTEAHLTTIGWFLDVIIRYLPLRAEVKLFLTQLRDWPSQLQLKSISNDVYKDKVLELKRLFRPFQGTPDEWAGCRGSSPKYRGYPCSLWTLFHTLTVNAALRDQHKEPIEGPTLVARAMVSYIHYFFSCRHCAENFASKVRSIGALPSTPTGAILWLWKIHNMGNKKLAGDLTEDPAHPKIEWPSPALCPDCRAPPVSPSNEVGQGGTLWNLDKTADYLIKVYREENIIPNKFYASGLLRASSLNYVFLLAFHFLLQKKGFQW, from the exons ATGACACGACATCCGAGAATCCAACAAGAGAATCACTTCATTTCATTACGACCATTGTCTATGAAGATGCCATTTGTGTTGATTGGATGGTTGTTGATGGGGAATGTGGAATTGGGATTGGGAAATGAAGCTGTGTCTCTGTACTCGTCCAGTGATCAAGTGGTGGAATTAGTGGATGCCAATATGACTAATAACATCTATAATTCAAGATTCTTGTGGGTGGTGGAATTCTATTCTCATTGGTGTGGCCATTGCCAACGTTTTGCGCCAACTTGGATGATGTTGGCGGATCAGTTTGCGG ATTGGTCAGGTCATGTGAAGATCAGTGCCTTGAACTGCGCAGAGCAATCAGACCAATGCGCCAACTTTAACATTATGGGCACACCCACTGTCCGAATATTCCCACCTACGACGGCCCCGCCCTTTCAAGGCGTTGATGTGCACTTGCAAAATCGGAGTGATTTACTTTACCTGCGTTCAACTGTTATGTTCCATGTGGCAAAATCCCAAATGAATCAACTGTTCCCCTATCCTCTGCCCAATCTACAATACTCTCG TGCTAGATCATACTTGGAGTTGTACTCACTTATTCGCCAAGATCCTGATCGCCCAACGGTGTGCATAGTGGAAAGCGCGGATACTCCCGTATTAGGGCTTCTCGTCCTTCAATCCTTGGGGCCTAATACCTTGGAGAAAATGAACATAAGAAGATTTCATGCATCTTCTCAGGAAACATTTCAATCATACTTCACACAAATCACTCAATTTCCAGCAGTTGTTATACACTTTGGTGACTTAAAAAGAGG GGAATCCGAGCAGATATTTATGCCTGATAAATGGTCTTCTATACCCGTAGCACAACAAGTGTTAGGGTTCATTTACCAACATTTACCTCAAGCTAATCGTTTTGAAGTTTTACCAATCTCTTCAACGACCTCGAGATCCGTAAGTGAAG AGCTGAATAACGATGACGTGGTGTACGCAACCGATCTGGAGAAAGCCATTGAATACGCGATTACTCAAGAGATTGCCAACCATCCCGTTTTGACGGAGGCACATCTAACCACGATTGGCTGGTTCTTGGATGTGATCATCCGTTATCTTCCTCTTAGGGCCGAGGTGAAACTATTTCTTACTCAACTTCGAGACTGGCCATctcaattgcaattgaaatcCATCTCGAATGATGTCTACAAGGACAAAGTTCTCGAGTTGAAAAGGCTGTTTCGGCCTTTTCAAGGCACGCCAGATGAGTGGGCTGGATGTCGAGGTTCCAGTCCCAAGTACCGCGGATATCCGTGCTCCCTTTGGACCTTGTTCCATACTCTGACCGTCAACGCAGCGCTGAGAGATCAACACAAAGAGCCAATTGAag GTCCCACGTTGGTTGCCCGTGCCATGGTCAGTTATATCCATTATTTCTTCAGTTGCCGCCATTGTGCCGAAAACTTTGCGTCTAAAGTTAGAAGTATAGGTGCTTTACCTTCAACACCCACTGGCGCAATTTTGTGGCTCTGGAAAATTCACAACATGGGCAACAAAAAACTGGCGG GCGATTTGACAGAGGATCCAGCTCATCCCAAGATCGAATGGCCTTCTCCGGCTCTTTGTCCCGATTGCCGGGCCCCCCCGGTAAGTCCATCCAATGAAGTGGGACAAGGCGGCACCTTGTGGAATCTTGACAAAACAGCTGACTACCTGATCAAAGTCTACCGCGAGGAGAATATTATTCCGAACAAGTTCTACGCGAGCGGTTTGCTTCGAG cATCGAGCCTAAATTATGTGTTTCTATtggcttttcattttcttctacAGAAGAAAGGATTTCAATGGTGA
- the LOC131878438 gene encoding uncharacterized protein LOC131878438, whose protein sequence is MPCYGKVITVSQLSTFTMKAFAVALLAAVAHAQEPYYYKWSPETPVAPAFKFPENIPVPFPETNEPEGNAGYQYQYTPNQPNARPFKAPEDYTPVDFKYQYVSKPGDSFKYNYKPAPGEFDFTYVPGPNMMNLSPEEIEAKSAGVATNVRDVAALLSTVKSDDIKAITGELGFGQDFDLTGVSAGINKIGDFIENGGKAGAKIAADIGPQPQVPVAPVAPIQPVNPLPEPVPVATYAAHQSGSPLAIQGSYLAGYPVPVQTPLVYYGY, encoded by the exons ATGCCATGCTATGGAAAGGTTATAACTGTCAGCCAACTCTCCACGTTCACAATGAAAGCATTTGCC GTCGCCCTCCTCGCCGCCGTGGCTCACGCTCAAGAGCCGTACTACTACAAATGGAGCCCTGAAACACCCGTGGCCCCCGCATTCAAGTTCCCGGAAAACATCCCTGTGCCTTTCCCCGAAACCAATGAGCCCGAGGGAAACGCCGGCTACCAGTACCAATATACTCCAAACCAGCCCAATGCCCGACCTTTCAAGGCTCCTGAGGACTATACCCCCGTGGACTTCAAGTACCAATATGTCAGCAAGCCTGGGGATAGCTTCAAGTACAATTACAAGCCCGCCCCTGGGGAGTTCGACTTTACCTATGTCCCTGGACCCAACATGATGAACCTGAGCCCCGAGGAAATCGAGGCCAAATCTGCCGGTGTAGCCACCAATGTGCGAGATGTGGCTGCCCTGTTGTCCACTGTCAAATCGGACGATATCAAGGCCATCACAGGTGAATTAGGCTTTGGCCAAGACTTTGACTTGACTGGCGTGTCGGCCGGCATCAACAAGATAGGGGACTTCATCGAGAATGGTGGTAAAGCCGGCGCCAAAATTGCCGCCGACATTGGACCTCAACCTCAAGTGCCCGTGGCTCCCGTGGCTCCCATCCAACCCGTGAATCCTCTCCCTGAGCCTGTTCCAGTGGCAACTTATGCCGCCCACCAATCCGGCTCTCCTTTGGCCATTCAAGGCTCTTATTTGGCTGGTTACCCTGTGCCTGTCCAGACCCCTCTTGTTTACTACGGATACTGA
- the LOC131878434 gene encoding uncharacterized protein LOC131878434 isoform X1, with protein sequence MISTVSCILTSEVVIRVNMALANAFGDGYIQNQLHPYHSGLYDRHLQSESFFPQSLQKSHDFQRPAQNRQGIFPALVPLGLIITLVATLVTAVVTDFVNSENNRIFLESQAAININPIASPVFMPPIIPTTSVTVRVSDIGTVAGGQISGRSVRFIPQSGTSGVITGTTNANGEFTTPVPIGIPYVVEVGGIGLITSRRTIASTISGSTIVMPISSVLDANTVVAVLTWTSTINDLDLAALTTTCDCLLNFAGTNCDSGSPGSLTSTLTEDTALGTDGIEILTIEGAAGNFLVFVNNPEEEPNFEATGAVVTVFSGSTSTSTNVPTNSASPINLFWLAGEFSTTSAMFDPSNADLMAMDLGTCANIITTNYG encoded by the exons ATGGTTATATCCAGAACCAACTCCACCCTTATCACTCAGGGCTATATGATCGACACTTACAATCCgaatcattttttcctcaatctCTTCAAAAATCTCATGATTTTCAACGACCCGCTCAAAACCGCCAAGGAATTTTCCCTGCGCTTGTTCCG CTTGGCTTGATTATCACATTAGTGGCAACATTGGTTACGGCTGTGGTCACTGATTTTGTGAATAGCGAGAACAATCGAATATTTCTCGAATCTCAAGCTGCTATCAACATCAATCCAATAGCCTCGCCCGTTTTTATGCCCCCAATAATTCCAA CGACAAGCGTCACTGTTCGTGTGAGTGACATCGGAACCGTGGCAGGAGGACAGATTTCTGGAAGGAGTGTAAGGTTCATCCCGCAATCCGGAACTTCCGGCGTTATCACTGGAACTACCAACGCCAACGGAGAATTCACTACCCCA GTTCCCATTGGAATACCGTATGTGGTCGAAGTAGGAGGCATAGGTCTAATTACATCTAGGCGAACAATCGCATCAACTATCTCTGGTTCTACAATTGTTATGCCGATTTCCAGTGTTTTAGACGCA AATACCGTCGTTGCAGTCTTGACGTGGACCAGTACAATCAATGACCTTGATTTGGCCGCTTTAACTACCACATGCGATTGCTTGCTTAATTTTGCTGGAACCAATTGCGACAGCGG TTCGCCGGGTTCTCTTACATCAACTTTAACCGAGGACACGGCTTTGGGGACGGATGGAATTGAGATCTTGACAATAGAGGGCGCCGCTGGAAACTTCTTAGTCTTTGTGAACAATCCCGAGGA AGAACCTAATTTCGAGGCTACCGGAGCGGTTGTCACTGTTTTTAGTGGTTCAACATCCACGTCCACGAATGTTCCAACCAACTCGGCAAGTCCTATCAACCT GTTTTGGTTGGCTGGTGAATTCTCAACTACTTCAGCAATGTTCGATCCATCCAACGCTGATTTAATGGCCATGGATTTGGGAACTTGCGCAAACATAATCACAACAAACTATGGTTAA
- the LOC131878434 gene encoding uncharacterized protein LOC131878434 isoform X2, whose protein sequence is MPPIIPTTSVTVRVSDIGTVAGGQISGRSVRFIPQSGTSGVITGTTNANGEFTTPVPIGIPYVVEVGGIGLITSRRTIASTISGSTIVMPISSVLDANTVVAVLTWTSTINDLDLAALTTTCDCLLNFAGTNCDSGTKMRDRPYYGYQLSFFNVNCIAYRTSLSSSAWTTKLKALLAGGLYVCFCSPGSLTSTLTEDTALGTDGIEILTIEGAAGNFLVFVNNPEEEPNFEATGAVVTVFSGSTSTSTNVPTNSASPINLFWLAGEFSTTSAMFDPSNADLMAMDLGTCANIITTNYG, encoded by the exons ATGCCCCCAATAATTCCAA CGACAAGCGTCACTGTTCGTGTGAGTGACATCGGAACCGTGGCAGGAGGACAGATTTCTGGAAGGAGTGTAAGGTTCATCCCGCAATCCGGAACTTCCGGCGTTATCACTGGAACTACCAACGCCAACGGAGAATTCACTACCCCA GTTCCCATTGGAATACCGTATGTGGTCGAAGTAGGAGGCATAGGTCTAATTACATCTAGGCGAACAATCGCATCAACTATCTCTGGTTCTACAATTGTTATGCCGATTTCCAGTGTTTTAGACGCA AATACCGTCGTTGCAGTCTTGACGTGGACCAGTACAATCAATGACCTTGATTTGGCCGCTTTAACTACCACATGCGATTGCTTGCTTAATTTTGCTGGAACCAATTGCGACAGCGG AACAAAAATGAGAGATCGACCATATTATGGGTACCAACTTAGCTTTTTCAATGTGAATTGCATAGCATACAGGACAAGTCTGTCGTCCAGTGCATGGACCACAAAACTGAAGGCATTATTAGCCGGAGGTCTCTATGTATGTTTTTG TTCGCCGGGTTCTCTTACATCAACTTTAACCGAGGACACGGCTTTGGGGACGGATGGAATTGAGATCTTGACAATAGAGGGCGCCGCTGGAAACTTCTTAGTCTTTGTGAACAATCCCGAGGA AGAACCTAATTTCGAGGCTACCGGAGCGGTTGTCACTGTTTTTAGTGGTTCAACATCCACGTCCACGAATGTTCCAACCAACTCGGCAAGTCCTATCAACCT GTTTTGGTTGGCTGGTGAATTCTCAACTACTTCAGCAATGTTCGATCCATCCAACGCTGATTTAATGGCCATGGATTTGGGAACTTGCGCAAACATAATCACAACAAACTATGGTTAA